Below is a genomic region from Thalassophryne amazonica chromosome 3, fThaAma1.1, whole genome shotgun sequence.
tcagggttttcatgtatcccataatcccttgcactccagagagtcactgctgtcaaaacaacatagagaatccacatgatgataattgtaaatgaatattatactacagaaatgtattttttatgcttttcaacacgttaataagagactgctgccctaaaaacttgctaaaacaataataacaaataatccgtgtctgctacatttattaatctgtgtggaatttaataaacgcaaaccgaatttcagacatattatatatattagtctggaacaaagaggacaaacagtgttgtaaagaacaataatcaagacgttaaagagcaaacttcactttccagaacgacatgatcaggaagcgagcgtagctcacatcagctcccattgaaaataacggagagacagcctgtgattcttgcatgtttacataaaacaaacgcaataacaacgtctataaacccagagaatatattcatgagagttttaggcacaatataaaaatagttttatgttgtgatgttaatggtgttgtccgtgtgcagtggttaaagtgcagcatgatcagagcgtctcagtgcagttctgtgttactgagatctcgcagtgcggcgatctctccgaggttttgcaggatttgaaacctgaaaagggtggattgagTTTTGCTAACTTTAAGTTTGCTAACATTTGTCTGAATGAAGTTTATGCTCCAACATATTAAAATGTCACCTCTTTAGCTCTGTTTTTCAGGGTCTTCGAGCCAAACAAAAAACCAAAGCCTAAAGCTAAATTTGTAtaataaaagttagcatttagtgaTTAGCAGCAGCATCAGTTCAGTGGTTTTGCAGTTTGTTGGTTTAATGTTATTTACAGGATTGTTAGTTATCAAAATTAACTTTTTAAAGTTAGCTGAGCTCACCATTGATTATAATGCATGTCTTTGCACTCACAAAAACAGAAAATGTATCAGCCTAATCTGAAAACTGAGACATGACAAAAGGATTATTGGTTTTAGGAGAAGATGACCAGAGGAAGGTCTATGATGGATAGCTGACTTTTTGTCCAGCACATTTATTGTTCCATTTGCCTCCTCTCAGTATCCAGTATCAGTTCATCACTCTCATTTTTATACACCGGTTCCCACATTACCTCATTTAACCAAGTCACCATGTGTGCACATAGAACAGTTTGTGTTCTCTTCTGCATGGTTTGTAAAATTGAGGCGTCGCTctctccttccactgtccagtgtTCAGAGTCTGCAGGACGATTTGGAgctggagtggctgcagcaggccGACGTGCTGCACTACAGACTGGATCGCAGCCACAGTAATGCCGTGCCGCAGCTCAAACACAACCCCTGGAGCCTCAAGTGTCACCAGCAGCACCTGCAGAGGATGAAGGAGAACGGCAAGCACCGCAACCAGTACAGTATCCTTTCACAACGTGACAATTAATACATGGTATAAAATCATTGTTGGTTTGTTATTTGGTTTGTTGAATTTATACttatgtgaacatgttaattttgTGATAACTTTCGAGTAAAGCGAGTAGAATCCAgttcaactacaacccctggcaaaaattatggaatcaccggcctcggaggatgttcattcagttgtttaattttgtagaaaaaaagcagatcatagacatgacacaaaactaaagtcatttcaaatggcaactttctggctttaagaaacactataagaaatcaagaaaaaaaagattgtggcagtcagtaacggttacttttttagaccaagcagaggaaaaaaatatggactcactcaattctgaggaataaattatggaatcaccctgtaaattttcatccccaaaactaacacctgcatcatatcagatctgctcattagtctgcatctaaaaaggagtgaacacaccttggagagctgttgcaccaagtggactgacatgaatcatggctccaacacgagagatgtcagttgaaataaaggagaggattatcaaactcttaaaagagagtaaatcatcacgcaatgttgcaaaagatgttggttgttcacagtcagctgtgtctaaactctggaccaaatacaaacaacatgggaaggttgttaaaggcaaacatactggtagaccaaggaagacatcaaagtgtcaagacagaaaacttaaagcaatatgtctcaaaaatcgaaaatgcacaacaaaacaaatgaggaacgaatgggaggaaactggagtcaacgtctgtgaccgaactgtaagaaaccgcctaaaggaaatgggatttacatacagaaaagctaaacgaaagccatcattaacacctaaacagaaaaaaacaaggttacaatgggctaaagaaaagcaatcgtggactgtggatgactggatgaaagtcatattcagtgatgaatctcgaatgtgcattgggcaaggtgatgatgctggaacttttgtttggtgccgttccaatgagatttataaagatgactgcctgaagacaacatgtaaatttccacagtcattgatgatatggggctgcatgtcaggtaaaggcactggggggatggctgtcattacatcatcaataaatgcacaagtttacattgatattttggacacttttctgatgtttaaggatgatgaaatcatttttcaagaagataatgcatcttgcaatagagcaaaaactgtgaaaacattccttgcaaaaagacacatagggtcaatttcatgacatagggttaatgtcaacgagcagatgtgatttgatgcaggtgttagttttggggatggaaatttacaggatgattccataatttgttcctcagaattgagtgattccatatttttttcctctgcttggtctaaaaaagcaaccgttactgactgccacaatctttttttcttgatttcttatagtgtttcttaaagccagaaagttgccatttgaaatgactttagttttgtgtcatgtctgtgatctgctttttttctacaaaattaaacaacagaatgaacatcctccaaggccggtgattccataatttttgccagaggttgtatgtTTCAATGAATGGTGAGCAGCATGAACTCAGATCCAGGCTGATTTGTCACGAACCTTTTGAGGGAGAGTTTTGAGGTGATATGAGTGTCGATGGTGGCCATGGTTCTTCCACTGTGTCTCCTTGACTCAGTTTCTCAGGATTCATCCTGCTGGAGAACCTGACGTGGCGCCACACGGTACCGTGCGTGTTGGACCTGAAGATGGGCACACGGCAGCATGGAGATGATGCTACAGAGGAGAAGAAAGCTGTACAGATTCGCAAATGTCAGCAGAGCACATCAGCCTCAATCGGAGTCCGGCTCTGTGGCATGCAGGTGAGCTCTGAACTGACAACACTCAGACTAACTTGTGTCTGAACACTGCAGTTAACTGACTTCTGAACTGGGAATGGTCCAAGCCGATTCTCCTCAGTTCTGCTCGCAGAGACGTCTTGTGATTCAGCTCGTAAAAACATGGATGCTCACACCAGGTTTATAGTTTAACCTACACAGTggagggcacagctaaccaaaaagttagcttcgataacagttaatctgctaactgaaaagttatcttttataacgctaaaccaataaacccctaaaaaaaatatAGCAGAAGTTACACATAAAAGCTAAAACCGATAACTTTaagtattgatttcagtacactagcagctactgacacaacaacgagcaaGCGCTTCTGCGTCAGATTagctttctctcagcaaaagagacctggtgactgagaaggaggaggaggaataaagacaatttctctttacaCAATACAGACTCACcggcatatcacgcaagtcatcaacaagcatacagttttaacatcagttttaacttatggttaaaattttaaccaaactaattccatacaagttatttaaattaacggcaTGTCTGGCATTTTataaattgaaaatatcagctatatgttttagttttaaagtaatgcactaatttggaaGGTTTTAATGCTTGGGATAAACAtgttgcagtgcattatgggtaaagtttcacgacaggagaaatgcattgacaCAATCTGATCAGggtgcactttaaccactgcacacggacaacagcattaaagtctgtatactgtgcctaaaactctggtgaatatattctctgggtttatagacattgttattgtgtttgttttatataaatgttttaactgttaagctttattcactatgcctgcaaaaatatattagcggtctaaaaattatcggacagaaATTTATcgtaagctaattggtccgctgatggtgttcaaagttatctgaaaagcaaatccaataatgaaaacattagctttaataattagcggttagcggaactgtgcccaccactgaacctATATGAATTGTTACATTTTTTCATGattgcgttttttttgtttttgttttgttttgttttgtttgttttttttactttttccacctgctgtgttcctatAAAGTCAGTTGTGTTTTATCCAAGCTTTAACAAGAATCCACGTTGCCTTGCCCAAGATTCCAGCTTGGAATTGCACACTCTAAAGAAGGAACTgttgtctcaacgagaaaaatagatgtaacagtttgcatttacgttatttcaacttaattatttcaactttcaactgagttaatgccacaagacttctctagttaagttgaaataacactTTTTCTCATTTTTTTAGAGTGCAGGTTTAGTTTCACTTCATTTTCCCATTCCAGATGTAGAGTTTGTACAAAATCTGAGTCTAAGAAAGCATCATAATAACCTGACTGAACTGATTATCTTAATATCTGTTGTCATGATTTACACTAAAATTTGAAGCCAGATTAATCCAACCAGATATATTACAGCAGCCTGAAATTGTTTAAGAACAATCAAGCATTGATGTATGTTGAAAATCTTTGAGCATTTCTAATTTACAACAATCTTCCAACTAATTTTTTGAACTCTCCTGAATAGGATCTGGGCTAAGGAAAGACAAAAACTAAGAAAAAGAGTCGAATCAGAGTTTTCAGACTCTCATCCTCAATGATCACAACTCTGCAGAACTTTGTTTTTAACTTCAAGATTAGGCAAATCTAGACAAACATAAGGCAGGACATTTCTCTTCATAATATGATGAATTGTTTAGACTTTTCCCAATTTTTGCTTGGGGTCACTACAGTAGGtccaatgtggatctgcatgtacaAGGAGATTGATGCAAGTAGtcagaaaaacatatttttaaggattttcatttgtggatgtgtcagcaacagtggtgggcacagataaccaaaaaattaacttagataatcacataactgaaaagttatctttaaagATATCTTTTctgtagaacatgcaaactccacacagaaaggccgcaggtgggaattgaacccatgaccttctcgctgtgaagcaacagtgctaaccactaatccaccgtgctgcccctaaaaaaaaacacaatgaacTTTTAATTAGTATTGACTATGCAGAGTGATTTATTATGACTTTATGTAACATGTGCATTTCTAATTTTGACAACCTTGGAGCAGATAAAACTTTGCAATCCTCTGTGATCTTCGGAGACCCCCCAAAGGTCTCGGACCCCAGGATGAGAACCAGGGCTGCACAGTAAATTGGTGCTGGGCCAAAAAAaattttgactttgacttttagGTAATGTTTCTTAAAATTTAAATCACTTTGTCCTAGGATGACCCTTAATCATTTCCCATATTTGTTGTAAAAGGGATCTGACACACACGGACACTCAGACACACAGGACCAAAGACAGTAATGCTACTGTGCAGGAGTGTACATAAATAGGATCCATGTCATGATCCCACTTATGCAAAATTTTAGTTCTATTAGAGTGGCCATTTTTCTTCATGaagacacacagaggcacacgTGGCGCTGATTCGAGCACCCTTAACTTTTGGGGTGGAAATTATACGATGATGCATTCATGTGCTGACGATAGTTAAACAGTCATATCCATCATGATGAAAATCATATTCAGGGTTAATTAGTTTGACTGCATGTAATCCAAAAATGCAAGAGCGTTTTAGAGTTTTGCACAGTTATTGTATTAAAACAGGAAGCGCTGACTGATTCTTGCTTAGGGGATTTCatcttttgttatgttacagcttcatTTCTGTCTGTAAGTCACGAGTCATTCCTGCTGATCTGTTACAAAACCAAGTGTCTCTCCACATGTTACCCAGCTTTGATCGTCATGGAGGATAAATAAATATCCAGTTTGTCCTTGCAGCTGTGGCACATTGAAAACTTTCAACTTTCAGGGACACATCATGTTCTATCACAGTGTGTGTGCTGTCagaggcaaaataaataaattaactttTAGTTTACTGTTTGCCACCCACCGCTAGCAGGCAAATACACAAACGTTCATGTAATAACACCAAAACTGCAGGTGAAACATAAGCGCATTTCAGTGATTTCAGTCTATCAGTCTTAGCTAAACTAATACTAGTAAGAATTCCTGCTCTAGCTGGAAATATgttttcaagctgttcaaaacTTTCCATGTTCCATTCTCTCTCCAGGTGTATCAGTCCGACACAGGCCAGCTGATGTTCATGAACAAATACCACGGCCGGAAGCTAAACTTGCCGGGCTTCAAAGAGGCTTTGTTCCAGTTCTTCCACAGCGGGCGGCACCTGCGTCATGAGCTCCTCTCCCCCGTCCTTCGTAGACTTAAAGACATGCAAGCCGCTCTAGAAGCCTGCGAATCCTACCGCTTCTACTCCAGTTCCCTACTCATCATCTACGACGGCGCGCCACACCGAAAACACACGCGCCGGCACACCGAGAATGGCCTCTCTGAGGAAGAAGAGGACGAGGACGACGAGGCGGACACAGAACTGGGAATGGAGGAAGAGGCAGAGGAAGAGGTGGCTGAAGTATCGGGGGCACTGGGATTTCCCCATACGACCTCCACTTTGAGCGAGCCAACCAGCAACACTGGATCAGTCGTGAAACAGGGTCACCTGTTCTGCCCGGACATTGTCAGCCCCGTGGTGGACGTGAGGATGATAGACTTTGCTCACACAACTTGCCGGCATTACAGTGAGGACAGTGTGGTCCACGAGGGCCAGGATAGTGGCTACATCTTTGGTCTCCAGAATCTAATCACGATCATCTCTGAGCTGGAGAACCACAGTGCAGATTAAACTGACATCACACACCTGAACAGTTAAAAAAACTTGACTTCTCTAGGACTGGACTAGAGAAGGAGAGGGAAAGGATTCCTCTCCTCTTCACAGTTACAACATATAGCTGGCCCATCAGTGAACCCCTGATTCCGTTTCTGGCATTGGTGCTTCATATGCCTAGTCTACACTGGCAAACTTGACCAAACTTTTGTTtgcaaacattaccaaacactgtttgcttatgtttggcttgggcatccatactacactcaacaaaaatataaacgcaacacttttggttttgctcccattttgtgtgagatgaactcaaagatctaaaactttttccacatacacaatatcaccatttccctcaaatattgttcacaaaccagtctaaatctatgatagtgagcacttctcctttgctgagataatccatcccacctcacaggtgtgccatatcaagatgctgattagacaccatgattagtgcacaggtgtgccttagactgcagtttttttttattgggggggataccagtcagtatctggtgtgaccaccatttgcctcatgcagtgcaacacatctccttcgcatagagttgatcaggttgtcaattgtggcctgtggaatgttggtccactcctcttcaatggctgtgcgaagttgctggatattggcaggaactggtacacgctgttgtatacgccggtccagagcatcccaaacatgctcaatgggtgacatgtccggtgagtatgccagccatgcaagaactgggacattttcagcttccaagaattgtgtacagatccttgcaacatggggccgtgcattatcctgctgcaacatgaggtgatgttcttggatgtatggcacaacaatgggcctcaggatctcgtcacggtatctctgtgcattcaaaatgccatcaataaaatgcatctgtgttctttgtccataacagacgcctgcccataccataaccccaccgccaccatgggccactcgatccacaacattgacatcagaaaaccgctcacccacacgacaccacacacgctgtctgccatctgccctggacagtgtgaaccgggattcatccgtgaagagaacacctctccaatgtgccaaacaccagcgaatgtgagcatttgcccactcaagtcggttacgacgacgaactggagtcaggtcaagaccccgatgaggacgacgagcatgcagatgagcttccctgagacggtttctgacagtttgtgcagaaattctttggttatgcaaaccgattgtttcagcagctgtccgagtggctggtctcagacgatcttggaggtgaacatgctggatgtggaggtcctgggctggtgtggttacacgtggtctgcggttgtgaggctggttggatgtactgccaaattctctgaaacgcctttggagacggcttatggtagagaaatgaacattcaatacacgagcaacagctctggttgacattcctgctgtcagcatgccaactgcacgctccctcaaatcttgcgacatctgtggcattgtgctgtgtgataaaactgcacctttcagagtggccttttattgtggacagtctaaggcacacctgtgcactaatcatggtgtctaatcagcatcttgatatggcacacctgtgaggtgggatggattatctcagcaaaggagaagtgctcactatcacagatttagactggtttgtgaacaatatttgaggaaaatggtgatattgtgtatgtggaaaaaggtttagatctttgagttcatctcatacaaaatgggagcaaaaccagaagtgttgcgtttatatttttgttgagtgtatgaaacagtaccaaacattaccaaacaaatgtttggtaatgttttccaatgttttgtactttccctctaaaaattatcagaaacAATGGCAAAATTCAAGAGAGAAGTCATCAGGGCATCTGCAGCAGTAATATGTGTAATTGCTGTGGAACGTCGCTGCTGCCGCCAAAAACAACACAAGCCTTGCTTGTGGTGCAGATCCTGGATTAAGAAAAGACACAAGTATGGGGCCTACAATTGCCTTCTTAAAGAAATACAGTCCTCAGACAAACCAAGTTATAAGAACTTTCTGAGGATGGATGAGGCAGCTTTCGAGGAACTCCTTCAGAAGGTGGAGCCACTGATACAAAAGCAAGACACACACTTGATTATGGTGTTGTATAGGCATGGATGTTTCTCATATTGCTCAATTAAATTTTGTATCTCTTCAAATCCCCACATGCTTTCTTTCTTGGATGCTGCCATTTTGTCCAACTAGTAATTCACATGAtcaccagctcttctctgattggctgtttgttggcaaacttcaccaaacatgttttcaagaatgaacatgtccaaacttttgcaaacTAGTTTGGTGGTGTTTGGCAATACGTCCACACTACCAAACTCGGGCAGACTTTTCATGGCAAACACCACCgtttgcaaacaaatgtttgcTAGTGTAGACTAGGCTTTAATGTTGTGTTTCCATCGTCAGGATGACCTGCAAGTAACCATCTGTGGAACTGATGATGTTTTTACCCGTTGCACTCAAAAAATGGCCCGTTGGATGaattcaattcagttatgtgcaggatttccatctaataaatatatgtagcccctaGTCaagtaaaacacatccatgcaagataatgtacttTAAttaagttgggactacatatacagtatttattagatggaatccaatccagtgagtcagttttttttatctatcactcaaacaaatgactcattggatgaactcaattcaagtatgtggaggatttccatctaataaatatatgtagccccaactaaattaaattatcttgcttggatgtgctttatttgagttggggctacatatatttattagatggaaatcctgcacataattgaattgagtccatccaatgcatcagttttttgagtgtgctttctttctttttctttctttctttctttctttctttctttctttctttctttctttctttctttctttctttctttcttcctttcttttttGCCCCCAACTGAAACATTTCCAAAGAAAGTGCAGGCAGCttgcacacacaaacatgctcttcgacgtgtgtttgtgttttgactgggACGGAGCTCCTTTATGTTTATCAAGACAACTGACACAAAGAAAGGTCATGATCTCACACCCTCTGTGTGTTTCCTATGTTTTCCCTCCACGTTTAGAGA
It encodes:
- the LOC117507354 gene encoding inositol hexakisphosphate kinase 2-like; the encoded protein is MSPAVEAQAQGALDAEEKQKQQQQCYMEKGVMLEPFVHQVGGHSCVLRFGEQTICKPLIPREHQFYKSLPSAMRKFTPQYRGVVSVSFEEDEEGNLCLIAYPLHSDPAEDLENKDPSSDCEPKSKMLKWAKVKTSSLLVDNENYSKEGRCRTSRKDKDKSVQSLQDDLELEWLQQADVLHYRLDRSHSNAVPQLKHNPWSLKCHQQHLQRMKENGKHRNQYRFILLENLTWRHTVPCVLDLKMGTRQHGDDATEEKKAVQIRKCQQSTSASIGVRLCGMQVYQSDTGQLMFMNKYHGRKLNLPGFKEALFQFFHSGRHLRHELLSPVLRRLKDMQAALEACESYRFYSSSLLIIYDGAPHRKHTRRHTENGLSEEEEDEDDEADTELGMEEEAEEEVAEVSGALGFPHTTSTLSEPTSNTGSVVKQGHLFCPDIVSPVVDVRMIDFAHTTCRHYSEDSVVHEGQDSGYIFGLQNLITIISELENHSAD